The Bacteroidota bacterium genomic interval TATTTTTCTCGGAAAGTTGCTCTAAGGCTGTTTCTACCATGCTCACAGCTCCCTCAACAATTTTGAAACGTGCAGCAACTATTGCTGTGGCTTGTTGTCGGCGAAGCATTGCACCGGCAATTTCCGATGCGTATGCAAGATATGCAATTCTTGCTTCCATAACCTGAATTCCGGCAATTTCAAGTCTTTCAGTAAGTTCCGCTTCAAGAACATGATTCACCTCCTCGCCTCCAGAGCGTAAAGTGATATCTGCTTCCTGATCATCAAAATTATCATAAGGATAGTGTCCTGCCAATTTTCTGATTGCTGCTTCGCTCTGAATCGAAACAAAATGTTCATAATTGTCAACCTCAAATGCTGCCTTAAAAGTTTCTTCAACTCGCCATACCAGTACAATTCCAATCATTATTGGATTTCCAATTTTGTCGTTCACCTTAATTGGTTCACTATCGAGATTTCTTGCTCGCAATGATATTTTTTTCTTAACAAAAAATGGATTTACACAAAAAAAACCGTTTTGTTTTACCGTACCTTTATAGTTGCCAAATAAAATTAAAACTGATGATTCATTGGGATTTATAACAAGTAGTCCCGCAATAATGAGCAAAGCTACAGGTAACAGAAGGATGAACCATAATACTTTCATTGCAGCTACTCCAAAAATTCCAATTCCTAATACAATTATTAATATGGTTAACCATAAATAACCTGAGGACGGATTGTATTCTTTTTCTTTTTTCATTTTAGTAATTTTAAATTGATATTAAAATAATATTAAATTCATATTAATTCGATACTTAAATGATTTCAAAAAGTTACATAAAATGAATTTTTTTTCTGATATTTTAAATGCATAAATGGAATTCTAATTATTTGAAAAAGAAATTTACTTTTGCAGAAAAGTAAGAACTATATATTTCTTTCAATTATTTAATAATGTGGCTCAAATTGAAATTATTACATTGCTTTTGTTGTTTAAGTAAAACTGAATGTAAATTAAAGAAATTTCATATTCTGAAAAAGTAAATTTAATGAGAAGCTCAAAAATAATTGTTTATACTGGAGTCATTATTGCCACTATCATTTGGAGTTTGTCATTTATTTGGTACAAAGAAATATTTGAATACTTAAAACCAATTTCAACAGTATTTCTACGACTGATTATATCCACAATTTTTTTGGCAATCATTTCTATTTTTCTTAGGAAATTGCAAAAAATTGAACGCAGACATTATAAAATATTTGTTTTGCTAACACTTTTCGAACCGTTTTTATATTTTCTTGGCGAAAGTGTTGGATTGCAATATGTTTCTTCAAGTTTGGGAGCAATTGTAATTTCAACAATTCCGCTTTTTATGCCTTTCGCTGCCTACTATTTTTTGAAGGAAAGACTTTCGAAGTGGAATTTTTTAGGAATAATAATTTCATTATCGGGAGTTTTGTTAGTGATATTTAGCGGTAATCATGAAGTAAGTGGAGCTGTTACGGGCATTTTAATAATGCTTATTGCTGTAGTCTCAGCAATTTTTTATAACGTAATTTTGATAAGACTCACAAAGCATTATAGTGTTTTTACAATTATTACATATCAAAACGGATTAGGGGCAATCTATTTTTTGCCGGTATTTTTCATCTTCGAGTACAATCACTTTCAGCAGGTGGAATTTTCAATTGGACTTTTGACACCGCTATTAGAGTTGTCTCTGCTGGCTTCGGGCTTTGCTTTCATATTTTTTACATTAGCGATGAAAAAATTGGGCGTTTCGAAAGCCAATGTTTTTATAAATCTTATTCCCGTTTTTACAGCAGTATTTGCATATTTTATGCTCGACGAACCATTAGGTTTTATAAAATTGGCTGGGATAGGATTAGTAATTTCTGGACTATTTTTGTCTCAATTGAGATTGAAAAAGTAGATAGTTGTAACTTAAACTGTTGAAATAAATGAATTTAGAGAGCCTGAAAATAAATGCTCAAAAAGAGTATCAATCAAATAAGGACTTTTTCAAGAGGTTAAAAAGAAAAAAACCCAAGAGATTAGATGAAATTGTAAACAATTTGCATCAGCAGAAATTTCAGGAAATTGATTGTTTAGATTGTGCAAATTGCTGTACTACAATAAGCCCGACTTTGTACAATAAAGATATTGAAAAATTGTCTAAGCATTTGAGAATAAAACCTTCAGAGTTTTTTGAAAAGTATCTGAGTGTCGATTCAGAAAATGACTTTGTTTTCAAAAATTCACCTTGTCCTTTTTTACAAAGCGACAATTATTGTAGAGTATATGAATATAGACCAAAAGCATGTCGGGAATATCCTCACACCGATAGGAAAAAGTTTTTTCAACTTTTAGATTTAAGTTTGAAAAATACATTTGTATGTCCAGCAGTGTTTGAAATAGTGCAAGAACTCAAAAAAGCTGACCTGTCTAATCAAAAAAAATAATTGATTAATTGACAAATAAAAAAGGCTGATTTAACAAAATCAGCCTTTTTTTAAATTATTCGAGAAATGAATTATTACTCTCTATTTTGCATTTCTTGTCTTCTTTTTTGTCTTTCTTCTTTTGTCATAGTAGATTTTCCACCTTTAGCTCCTGCTGCTGCTCCACCTGCTTTGTTTGCTTTGCTTGGTCTCATCAACCAAATAAAATGGGTAGTAGTTTTTTCAGTTACTGTGTATGCATTAGATATCTCCAAGCCTTTGGTATTTAATACATTAACAACATCAACTAATGAACCAGTTTCTAAGACTGCGTCGAAAGTTTTTTTCGCTTCCTGATCTCTTTCAGAATCAGTAAACAATTCTTTGTCTTTTCCATAATCAACTGTAATATCCCATTTGCCAGACTGTTCAACTGCTTTCAACAGAACATAACTTCCTCTTCGTTCTTTTTTCTCTTTAGCAGGTTTGTCACCTTTTTGCTTTTGAGTTTTTCCCTTCTGCCCTTGTTGTTGGTCTGCTTTTGGATTTTGACCCATACATTGCGAAGCTAAAAGACTAAAGCTAAGTAACAATACCAATATCACACTTCTGTAATTACTCATAATTTTAATTTTTTTAATTTAACATCAAATCTCTGAACGACAAAAGTCGCTTTTATATTTAAAAAAACAAAATATTTTTAAACTATTATTGCAATTTCATATTTTTTTATCTTTGAAGAGTATTATTCAAAAAGTCTGATACTGGCAAGAATTTTGCTAATGAACTAAATTTCATTTTTTTATATGTATAAATATTCAATAATATTTTTCACCTTATTAACTATATGTTCCAATATTTTTAGTCAGACTATTACCGTTGTAGAAAAATTCAGTGGAAATCCGATTGAAAATGTAGCAATTTACAATAAAAATAGAAACATTTCTACTTTGACTAAAAGTGATGGCAAAGCAGATATTTGCTTTTTCTCACTTTCAGATAGTCTCTATTTTCAACATAGAAGATACAAACCTTTAGTTTTGAATAATGAATACATCAAAAAAGTAAATTATATTGTTTCTCTCGAAGTCGAAAATTTTCTATTAGAGGAATTCGTTGTATCTGCTTCAAAATCAAAGGAGAAAAAAAATAGTGTTGCATATATGACAGATTTTATAGATTCTCGCAACATATCTATTCTTTCATCAAACACTTCTGCCGAAATTTTATCTGAAACAGGAAACATTATTGTGCAGAAATCGCAGGGTGGAGGTGGTAGTCCTATCATTCGTGGTTTTGAGGCTAATAAAATATTACTTGTCTTCGATGGAGTTCGAATGAATAATGCAATTTATAGGAGCGGACATTTGCAAAATGCAATTACAATAGATAATTCGATTTTAGAAAAGACCGAAATTGTCTATGGACCTTCGTCAGTTATGTATGGAAGCGACGCAATTGGTGGGGTAATAAGTTACAGCACAAAAGAGCCAAAACTTTCGACAAATGAAAGTACGATTTCTGATGGAAGAGTCGAACTAAGCCTACTTTCGCATGGGGGCAGAAAGGGACATATTGATTATACTTTTGGTAAAAGTAAATTTGCCTCTCTTTCCAGCATAACTGTAAATTCTTTTGCTGATATTGTAATTGGAGAAAATAGAAAAAATTATGAAGATGATTTCGGAAAATGTTTTCATTTAGTGGAGACTTTTAGCGGGCACGATTCTACTTTAATAAATAATAATCCAAATGTTTTATTTGGAACAGCTTATAAACAATACGATTTTTTGCAAAAGTTCTTAATTCAAATTTCTGAAAAAGAAAAACTTATAACGAATTTTCAATTTTCAAATTCAAGTTCAATAAATAGGTACGACAAATTGAATGATTATGATGGAGAAAATCTTAAATATGCAGAATATTATTATGGTCCACAAAAGCGCTTTTTAAGTTCAATTGAATTAAATTCAAAAAAAAGCAATAAATGGTTTAGTGAATATACAGGAATTTTGAGTTGGCAAAAAATTGATGAAGATAGAATAAGCCGAAAATTTGGAATTGAAGATAGACTAATTCAAAATGAAGACTTAAAAATCTTAACAGGAACTTTAGATTTATTGAAAAATTACTCAGATTCAAATGTGATTAATTATGGTTTTGAGATAAACTATAATTTGCTTTCGTCCACGGCAAAATATGTCAATATTTTTGAATCTGAAAGTTTCCTTGCCCAAACCCGATATCCCGATGGTGGAAGTTTTACTCAAAATTACTCTACATATTTTCGATATAAATTTTATTTAAGCGATAAGAATATTTTTTCTTTAGGGTTCAGATATAGTCTATCAAAATTAAAATCTGAGTTTAAGGACTCAAGCTTTATTAATCTTCCATTCAGCTCAATAAATATTTTAACAGGTGCACCAACCGGAAGTTTTAGTTTTATCCATCGATTTTCGAATGATTTTCGGATTAATACAATTATTTCTACAGCTTATAGAATTCCAAATGTTGATGATTATGGGAAAATTCGCGAAAAAATTGGCTTAGTTACAATACCAAACGACAAGCTAAAACCAGAATATGCCTATAATTTTGAGCTTGGATTAGTTAAAAAAATCTATAAGAAATTTGAATTTCAAGCTGTTGTATATAGTACATTTTTAACTGATGCAATAGTTAGATCGTTCTATACTATAAATGGAGAAGATTCAATTGTTTACGATGGCGAAATGTGCAGAATTATAACAAATGTAAATGCAGACAAAGCTTTAATTTCCGGAGCTTCAATCTCTTTGAAAGCACAACTATCGAAAAATATTTCGCTAAAAAGTAATATTAATTTTACAAAAGGTAGAACCTTGACGGATACAATAAACCAACCATTAGGGCATATTCCTCCTGTTTTTTCACAAACAAATATTACGCATACATATAAAAAGATTAATTCTCAAATAAGCTTTATTTACCATGCTTGGAAACATATAGAAGACTTTTCTATTTATGGTGAAGACAACGAGTCTGAGGCAACAGAACTTGGATTTCCATCATGGTATTCTTTCAATGCAAAAATTTCTTACGAAATAAATGAGTTTGCGAAAGTCAACTTATCTGCAAATAATATATTAGACCAATATTACAAAGTATTTGCATCAGGAGTGAGCTCGCCAGGAAGGAATTTTACAATTTCATTTGTGGCTTCATTTTAATATAGCTCTCGCATTCCTATATAAATTTACTGTGTTGTATTATTTCTTATGTATATTTTGCATTGTCATAATGAAAATATTCTTTTCCGAAAAAATTCGTTAAACGTCTATAATACAGTTAACTAAAGGTGCTGTCCAAGTGGTGTAAACCTTTTATACTTTAAAAAATGTCCATCCTTTCTGGTAAGTGCGAAACTCAAATATAAAAACTTAAAATTTGTTACTGAAATAATTTTCTATTAAATAAATTAATTATAAAAAGAAGTGGATATTTTTGAAAAACTGAAAGCAAAACAAACTCCATTAGGAAAATATCAGACGGTTGGCGATGGATATTTTATGTTTCCAAAACTTGAGGGAGAAATAAAACCTCGAATGAGTTTCAGAGGACGAGAAGTTTTGACATGGAGCTTAAATAATTACATTGGATTAGCAAACGATCCTGAAGTAAGAAAAGCAGATGAAGACGGTGCAAAAGAATGGGGACTGGCTTACCCAATGGGAGCAAGAATCATGTCGGGGCAGACAGAAATGCACGAAGAACTCGAAAACAGATTAGCACAGTTTGTTGGAAAAGAAAAAGCATATCTTTTGAATTATGGATATCAAGGAATGGTTTCGATTATTGATTCATTAGTCGATAGGAACGATGTAATTGTTTACGATTCAGAATCACATGCCTGTATATTAGACGGATTAAGGCTACATCTCGGAAAACGATTTGTTTATCCTCACAACGATTTGAAAAATCTTGATAAAGAACTGGAGCGAGCTACAAAAATTACTGAAAAAACCAAAGGTGGAATATTAATTATTACAGAAGGAGTATTCGGTATGTCTGGCGATTTAGGTAAGCTAAATGAGATAAACAAACTCAAAGAAAAATACGATTTTAGAATGTTGGTTGATGATGCCCATGGTTTTGGTACAATGGGAAATACTGGTGCCGGTACTGGCGAGCACTTAAATGTGCAGGACGGTGTTGATATTTACTTCGGAACATTTGCAAAATCGATGGCTGGAATTGGTGCATTTGTTGCTTCCGATAAGGCAATCGTTGATATGTTACGTTTTAGCATGAGATCGCAAATTTTTGCTAAATCGCTTCCTATGCCTATGGTAGTTGGTGCTTTAAAGCGTTTGGAACTTTTACAAAACAAACCAGAATTACGAAATAAATTGTGGGATGTTGTAAATGCACTTCAAAATGGTTTACGAGAAAAAGGTTTTAATATTGGAAATACAGAATCTCCTGTAACACCTGTTTTCTTTTCTGGAAACGTTGCACAAGGAACAAATGTTTTGATTGATTTACGAGAGAACTATAGTATATTTTGCTCAATTGTTGTTTATCCGGTTGTCCCGAAAGGAGTTATTATGCTTCGTCTTATTCCAACTGCCGAACATACTTTAGAAGATGTAGAATATACAATAAATGCTTTTGCTGAAATCAAGGAAAAACTTGAGAAAGGACACTACAATGCCGAGGAAGTTACCGGAATAGAAGAAATTTCAAAAGGTTAAACTACAGACATTAGAATTTTATCATCTTAATTTCTAAAACATGGATTTGAAGAGTTTAAATAATTATTTCAAAAATGAAAAACCGGAAAGTTTATTAGAATGGTGCATTTCTGAACTTTATCCGAATGTTGCAATGACAACCTCATTTCAGATTTCAGGACTGGTTATTATTCATATGATAAAAAAAATTATGCCTGATTTTCCAATTGTGTTTATCGACACTTCATACCATTTTCCTGAAACAATTGAATATAAAAACAAATTGGTTGAAGAATGGGATTTAAATTTAGTAACAGTAAACTCAAATTCAGTAAATGGCAAAAATGAAATAAATCACGATAAAGAACTCTATAAAACGGATACTGAGCTATGTTGCAAGCTAAATAAAATTGATCCTCAGAAAAAATATATGAAAGAATCTGGGATTATAAATTGGATTTCCGGCTTGCGAAAAGATCAGGGTGAAACCCGGGCAAGTCATGATATGTTTATGAAAGACAAGTGCGGATATGTCAGAATTCATCCATTAGTTTATTGGACATGGAACGATGTGTGGGAATATATTAGAATAAATAAAATTCCTTACAATATTCTATACGATTTTGGATACACATCAATAGGCTGTTCGCATTGCACAAGCCCAAATACAATTGGCTCGGGAGAGAGAAATGGCAGATGGAAAAATTCTACAAAAAAAGAATGTGGATTGCATATCGAACTTCTTGAAAACAATTCAAAAATCAGTTAGACAACATAAATTGAATTGAATATATAGTTCATTATGAAAAGCGAAATTTGAAATATTTTCAAAAAATATATGAATCTGTTGCAAATTTCGCTTTTACTATTTTTAGAAAGAACTAATAAGTTATTTATTTTGAATGATAATTATTGAAATAAAAAATGGAAAATAATCACGATAAACAAAAGAGTACATTATCGTTAATGGATAATGAACAAATGGTAGATGTATTTGATAATCCGGAACCATGGTCGAAAATTGAAACTAAATTGGTTGTATATTCATTCATTGCTGCAATAATATCGCTTGTTGTATTTGGCTTTTTTGTGAACAAGTATTTACTAAATGCCATATAAAATAGAACTCAAGCTAACTATGAATGGAGCTGATTGGCAAGCCGAAAACAATGAAATAAATGTATCTGCTCCAACACTTCCAGAATTGGATACAAAAATCGGCAAAGTCTTGAAAAATAGCAATATATATAAAAATGTGAAATTGTTTCATATATATATGTATTTCGACCAGGAAACAATCCCAGAGTGGATACGACAGTATTCAAATCATTATTTTAATCGAATATTGGAAATAGAAAATAATTGAAAAAATAATTATCAAAAATATGGAAAAAAGACGCTGGTATTCCGGAATTACAAGCACAGAAGATTGGTGGTCAGTTTGGCTTGCTTTCTTTTTTATTTTTCTTGGTTTGTGTTCATTATTTGGAGTCGATTTGGTAGGATGGATTGCATATCCTTCAAAATGGTCTGGCTTTGGAGAAAATAATGGACTTTTTTCAGCTATCAAACCACTTGGGAAATCATATCAGGCTATTGGTTTTTTAGGAAGTATCCTCTTTACTTATGTGGCATTTTCTATTCCATTGACCATTGCCGCACGATTTATGAAATGGGATGTTAAACAATTCTTCTTTGGTTGGACAATAATTTTTGCCTTTACATATTTGATTTGGATAATTGGTCATCATGCGTTTTTTGCTGCAAATACCTTAAATAAAGAGAAATACGATATGTCGATGGTGCTATCGCTTGGTGGTGGTGCTTCTTTTATAATTGCTTTAATTGTTGGATTAATAATTGGCAATTTTTTTAAGAAATTTGCAAAATATCTTAGCGTAGCTGCAAAACCAGAACTTTTCATTAAAATTGCGATAGTTTTTTTAGGAGTAAAAGTTGGATATCTTGCCTTCAAAGCATCAGGATTTATTTTCGATTTAGCAATTGCCGGTGCTGCCGCAACTATAGTTGCCTATCTGATTTTTTGGCCCGGGACTTATCTAATAGCCCGAAAGGTTTTCAAACTACCCCGTAAAACATCTGCTGTAATTTCTTCCGGAATTTCAATTTGTGGTGTTTCGGCAGCAGTTGCCACAGCTGGGGCTGTACGTGCAAAACCGCTGATTCCTATTATGGTTTCTGCTTTAATAGTTGTTTATGCAGTTATAGAATTAGTAATTATTCCACCATTGTTCACCGCAACAATGATTGAAGAGCCAGTGGTTGCCGGTGCAGCAATGGGCATGGCAATAAAAACAGATGGAGCCGATGCCGCTGCAGGAGCAATCATGGACGAACTCATGCGTAACAAAAAATTGGAAATGGATGGAACTGCATGGGAGGAAGGATTTATTACAACAAGTGCAATAATGACAAAAATCTGGATAGATATGTTCATTGGAATATGGGCATTTGTTCTTGCAATGATTTGGGTTTATAAAATAGACCGAACACCTGGTGAAAAAGTTCATGCTTCTGAAATTTGGCATCGTTTCCCAAAATTTGTAATAGGATATTTTCTTTCTTGGTTCATATATCTGGGAATTTTGTTTATAGATAAAGAACTTGCCGATCCAGCAAAAATTGGAGCTGTTCCAGTAGAAAAAGGTATGCGAAAATTGTTTTTTATGCTGACTTTTTTTAGTATTGGAGTAAATACTGATTTTAAGAAACTTGCTGAGGCACGATTCGGAAAAATTATCTTTCTATATTTAATTGCTTTGTTTGTTTTTATCTTACCTGTTGCAATTGGTATTGCCTGGATTTTTCATCATGGAATGAAAGTGCCTGTAATTCAGTAAAGTGAAAAGTAAGTTAAAAAATAAATTTTATATTATTATTAAAACTTTTGATGTGTGATTTTTACTGAAGAAAATCACATTTCAAAAATGTCGAAAAAATTAATAAATCCCTTCAAAAATAAGTAAGTATGTCAAAAGTAGATGGAAAATTTCATTTAAAATGTAAAAAATGTAATCATATAATAAACGATTTTGCGGAATGGTTTTCTTTCAAACAAAAATGTCCCGAATGTGAAAATAAATGGGTAGATGTTGAATACTCAAGAAATGTTCAAGATGTAGTTGAAAAAATAAAACAAAACGAAAAAAAACCTGAAAGTTTTTGGCAATATTTCGATTTTCTGCCATTAATGGAAAAGAGCAATATTATATCGCAAGGCGAAGGGGTAATCCCAGTTGATAGATGGGATTTTTTCGAAGAGTTTGCGAAACAAAAATACAATATCAATTGCAAAGTTTTTGCCTACAGAAACGATTTGAACGGAGGAACCGGAACATTTAAAGATGTTGCAGCAGCTATGGCAGCCAGTGTTCTGAAAGAAAATGGTGTTAAGCAATATGCTGTTGCAAGTACCGGAAATATTGCAACAGCATTTTCGCACTATCTTGCACTTGCCGGAATTTCTCTTTCGGTTTTCATTCCGAGCGATGCCCTAAAAGCTCATGAATCAGAAATAAGTAGCTACGGACAACGAGTATTTAGAGTTAATGGAGATTATGCTAAAGCTAAGAAAATTGCAGCAGAATATTCCGAAAAATATGACATTTTACTTTCCGGCGGAAACACTGATCCTATGCGTGTTGAGGCAAAAAAAACTATGGTTTTCGAATGGTTGAGGATTTTAGGAGAATTGCCAACAGTTTATATTCAGGCTCTAAGTGGCGGAACTGGGCCAATTGCCATTGACAAGGCATGTGAGGATATAAAAGATCTTGGATTGTTTTCTGAGCTACCACGCTTTATAATGGTGCAGCCCGACAAATGCGACCCAATGACTGCCGGCTGGGAAAAGGCA includes:
- a CDS encoding SPFH domain-containing protein, with the protein product MKKEKEYNPSSGYLWLTILIIVLGIGIFGVAAMKVLWFILLLPVALLIIAGLLVINPNESSVLILFGNYKGTVKQNGFFCVNPFFVKKKISLRARNLDSEPIKVNDKIGNPIMIGIVLVWRVEETFKAAFEVDNYEHFVSIQSEAAIRKLAGHYPYDNFDDQEADITLRSGGEEVNHVLEAELTERLEIAGIQVMEARIAYLAYASEIAGAMLRRQQATAIVAARFKIVEGAVSMVETALEQLSEKNIIELEEEKKATMVSNLMIVLCSDKDATPVINAGTLH
- a CDS encoding YkgJ family cysteine cluster protein, with amino-acid sequence MNLESLKINAQKEYQSNKDFFKRLKRKKPKRLDEIVNNLHQQKFQEIDCLDCANCCTTISPTLYNKDIEKLSKHLRIKPSEFFEKYLSVDSENDFVFKNSPCPFLQSDNYCRVYEYRPKACREYPHTDRKKFFQLLDLSLKNTFVCPAVFEIVQELKKADLSNQKK
- a CDS encoding TonB-dependent receptor encodes the protein MYKYSIIFFTLLTICSNIFSQTITVVEKFSGNPIENVAIYNKNRNISTLTKSDGKADICFFSLSDSLYFQHRRYKPLVLNNEYIKKVNYIVSLEVENFLLEEFVVSASKSKEKKNSVAYMTDFIDSRNISILSSNTSAEILSETGNIIVQKSQGGGGSPIIRGFEANKILLVFDGVRMNNAIYRSGHLQNAITIDNSILEKTEIVYGPSSVMYGSDAIGGVISYSTKEPKLSTNESTISDGRVELSLLSHGGRKGHIDYTFGKSKFASLSSITVNSFADIVIGENRKNYEDDFGKCFHLVETFSGHDSTLINNNPNVLFGTAYKQYDFLQKFLIQISEKEKLITNFQFSNSSSINRYDKLNDYDGENLKYAEYYYGPQKRFLSSIELNSKKSNKWFSEYTGILSWQKIDEDRISRKFGIEDRLIQNEDLKILTGTLDLLKNYSDSNVINYGFEINYNLLSSTAKYVNIFESESFLAQTRYPDGGSFTQNYSTYFRYKFYLSDKNIFSLGFRYSLSKLKSEFKDSSFINLPFSSINILTGAPTGSFSFIHRFSNDFRINTIISTAYRIPNVDDYGKIREKIGLVTIPNDKLKPEYAYNFELGLVKKIYKKFEFQAVVYSTFLTDAIVRSFYTINGEDSIVYDGEMCRIITNVNADKALISGASISLKAQLSKNISLKSNINFTKGRTLTDTINQPLGHIPPVFSQTNITHTYKKINSQISFIYHAWKHIEDFSIYGEDNESEATELGFPSWYSFNAKISYEINEFAKVNLSANNILDQYYKVFASGVSSPGRNFTISFVASF
- a CDS encoding pyridoxal-phosphate dependent enzyme; translation: MSKVDGKFHLKCKKCNHIINDFAEWFSFKQKCPECENKWVDVEYSRNVQDVVEKIKQNEKKPESFWQYFDFLPLMEKSNIISQGEGVIPVDRWDFFEEFAKQKYNINCKVFAYRNDLNGGTGTFKDVAAAMAASVLKENGVKQYAVASTGNIATAFSHYLALAGISLSVFIPSDALKAHESEISSYGQRVFRVNGDYAKAKKIAAEYSEKYDILLSGGNTDPMRVEAKKTMVFEWLRILGELPTVYIQALSGGTGPIAIDKACEDIKDLGLFSELPRFIMVQPDKCDPMTAGWEKAKANNFPDGWENDYPILENPVTAIPTLATGNPATYPIISQLVRKSNGEIISFSEDDAIDVARLIAFETNNQIGPASTIAVGGFFNSLKKGLIKDNDLVMINVGEGVKRAPEFMEQMIYTTKTIDSINDCEPSDRMKHRNKLWEKFV
- a CDS encoding pyridoxal phosphate-dependent aminotransferase family protein is translated as MDIFEKLKAKQTPLGKYQTVGDGYFMFPKLEGEIKPRMSFRGREVLTWSLNNYIGLANDPEVRKADEDGAKEWGLAYPMGARIMSGQTEMHEELENRLAQFVGKEKAYLLNYGYQGMVSIIDSLVDRNDVIVYDSESHACILDGLRLHLGKRFVYPHNDLKNLDKELERATKITEKTKGGILIITEGVFGMSGDLGKLNEINKLKEKYDFRMLVDDAHGFGTMGNTGAGTGEHLNVQDGVDIYFGTFAKSMAGIGAFVASDKAIVDMLRFSMRSQIFAKSLPMPMVVGALKRLELLQNKPELRNKLWDVVNALQNGLREKGFNIGNTESPVTPVFFSGNVAQGTNVLIDLRENYSIFCSIVVYPVVPKGVIMLRLIPTAEHTLEDVEYTINAFAEIKEKLEKGHYNAEEVTGIEEISKG
- a CDS encoding putative sulfate exporter family transporter, whose product is MEKRRWYSGITSTEDWWSVWLAFFFIFLGLCSLFGVDLVGWIAYPSKWSGFGENNGLFSAIKPLGKSYQAIGFLGSILFTYVAFSIPLTIAARFMKWDVKQFFFGWTIIFAFTYLIWIIGHHAFFAANTLNKEKYDMSMVLSLGGGASFIIALIVGLIIGNFFKKFAKYLSVAAKPELFIKIAIVFLGVKVGYLAFKASGFIFDLAIAGAAATIVAYLIFWPGTYLIARKVFKLPRKTSAVISSGISICGVSAAVATAGAVRAKPLIPIMVSALIVVYAVIELVIIPPLFTATMIEEPVVAGAAMGMAIKTDGADAAAGAIMDELMRNKKLEMDGTAWEEGFITTSAIMTKIWIDMFIGIWAFVLAMIWVYKIDRTPGEKVHASEIWHRFPKFVIGYFLSWFIYLGILFIDKELADPAKIGAVPVEKGMRKLFFMLTFFSIGVNTDFKKLAEARFGKIIFLYLIALFVFILPVAIGIAWIFHHGMKVPVIQ
- a CDS encoding DMT family transporter, which produces MRSSKIIVYTGVIIATIIWSLSFIWYKEIFEYLKPISTVFLRLIISTIFLAIISIFLRKLQKIERRHYKIFVLLTLFEPFLYFLGESVGLQYVSSSLGAIVISTIPLFMPFAAYYFLKERLSKWNFLGIIISLSGVLLVIFSGNHEVSGAVTGILIMLIAVVSAIFYNVILIRLTKHYSVFTIITYQNGLGAIYFLPVFFIFEYNHFQQVEFSIGLLTPLLELSLLASGFAFIFFTLAMKKLGVSKANVFINLIPVFTAVFAYFMLDEPLGFIKLAGIGLVISGLFLSQLRLKK
- a CDS encoding DUF5395 family protein, whose product is MPYKIELKLTMNGADWQAENNEINVSAPTLPELDTKIGKVLKNSNIYKNVKLFHIYMYFDQETIPEWIRQYSNHYFNRILEIENN
- a CDS encoding phosphoadenylyl-sulfate reductase, with amino-acid sequence MDLKSLNNYFKNEKPESLLEWCISELYPNVAMTTSFQISGLVIIHMIKKIMPDFPIVFIDTSYHFPETIEYKNKLVEEWDLNLVTVNSNSVNGKNEINHDKELYKTDTELCCKLNKIDPQKKYMKESGIINWISGLRKDQGETRASHDMFMKDKCGYVRIHPLVYWTWNDVWEYIRINKIPYNILYDFGYTSIGCSHCTSPNTIGSGERNGRWKNSTKKECGLHIELLENNSKIS